CGATGGACCAATGAAGCAGTGTATAAGGATGATTGCTGTTTAAAAAGGAAACCCATGTTTTATTCAATGCAATATTTTTAAGTGACGTTAAGCGATCCTTCATCTTTTTCTCCACCTCACTTTACTGTCAAGCTCATGCGGGGATTCAAGATTTGCGAAGGACATGTCAGCATGTATGTGTTTGCTGTTTCATTAAAATCGATGGTCATTTTTTCATCTAAGAAAACCATTTTAGATTTCTCAACAAGAACTGAAAATGCATTTGTTTCGATTTCCAGATCATCACTGTCTTTTTCATCTATGAGCCAAAGTGCCGTAACACCGCTGACAACGCAGCCGCAGCCGTCTGTATCATATTTTAGTTTGATGTGCTTACCTGAATTCTTCTGTACGTTCCCTGAAATTTTTTTGATTGCTCGATCTGTCCATTTTATTTCCATCATCTATGTCTCCTCATTTCAGCTTGCTTACGGTCATTTTATCATAAGTTTCCAAAACACGCATAAGGTGAAAATTCATCAAAAAGGGATGATTTTGCCCTTTTTGATGATTAGTTGAACCAATCGGGCTTTTACGGGCAGGTTTCCCCACTGATTACTTTATAGAGCCATAAAACATGGAGTCGGGGATATTACTGCCCGTTAATGCGGGATGAGAGCTTGCTTTGTCACATTGGAATGCCCGAATGAATACTTGTGTGTATAGAAAAAAGGAGGTTATAAAAGATGGATAAAGTTCAAATTAAAGTGAATGATAATGGATCGCTCCGTGTCACCGGTGATGTGGAATTAGTTGATGCAGAGGGCAGCGTGTTTCAAACGAAACAAAGCTTTTCCCTTTGCCGCTGCGGGTTATCAAAGAGGATGCCGTTTTGTGATGGATCTCACAAGGGGACGTTTCAGTCAGTTGTGCGCGCTGAATAAGGCCGCTGATAAATTCACTATGTTGAAAAAGTTTTATAGCGAAAAACCTGATTTTATTAGCCGTTTCGAGATTTTTATTAGCCAAACTTCTGATTTTTATAGCTGAATTGCCATTTTCATTAGTCAAATTGCAAAACCAAAAAAGACTGTCTCAAAAGACAGTCTATTTCTCGCGGATATCTGTTATTTTGTTCAATGGCAGATCAAAGCGGGCTTCTTCTCCATTCACGATCCGAATGCATCCGCGGATCGGATCTACATAATGCACATATCCTTCCTGCACATGGAAACCATGATTTTCATAGTACGTAAAAGCAAGCTCACGGTTTTCTTCCATGGCAAGACTGATCAATTCATTGAAATGCTCCAGCTGCTGCTCATCCACCGCAGGCTTGGCTGCATATCCCTGTTCGATCTCAAGCTCCCGTAAAATTTTCACATGCTCAGGCAGCATCATGGATGTCCATTTGATATTGCCCCGGTCCCGAATCATGACGATCCCTCCTTTTGTTAAGCTTTATGTCCGCCGACAAGCTTGGCGCGGTGCCTCGCGGTGCCGGCGGTTGTATAGGAAACGGCGCGCAGCAGGGCATCTGAGCCGTATTTTCCCCGAATGGAGTCCATCACATAACCGAGGATCTGTTCTTTTTCACGGTTAGGCTGAAACAAATCCAGCTGCATTTCGGCATCATCTTCAATATTGGACAGAGCAATTGAAATTTTCCGGACGGTTTTATTTGCATAAAATTGATCAAATAATGCGATGCATGTTTCGTAAAGCTCCATTGTGATATTGGTTGGCTGGCGCATCGTCCGGGAGCGGTGAAATCCGCCTCCAAGTTCATCGTGACTGTAGCCGATCCCAAGGCTGACTGTTCTGCCCGCTTTCCGGTGGCTGCGTGCTCTTCTTGCGACTTCCTCGCACATCTCAAGGATGACATGCTTCACTTCTTTCGGGTCGGGATAGTCCCTCATTAAAATCTGGCTTTTGCCGAAGCTGATCTGCCCCTGCAGAATCGGTGCACCAATTTCAGACAGGTCAACGCCCCAGGCATGATAATAGAGCTGATTTCCCATAATGCCGAATTTCTTCTCCAGGACCTCAAGCGGATGACGCGCAAGCTGCCCCACATTAAAGATTCCCATCCGGTTCAGTGTTTTTTCAACCTGGCTGCCGATGCCCCACATTTCCCGGAGCGGCGCGACCTTCCAGAGCTTTTCCTTCACATCATCGTACGTCCATTCCGCAATTCCTTTTTTCTTCGCCTCTAAATCAAGGCAGATTTTAGAGAGCAGCATATTAGGACCGATGCCAATCGCACACGGGAGGGAAAATTCGCGTTCCATATCATCTCTGATTTTGTCTGCAATGGTCCAGGCATCTCCCCATATCCCCTCGACTCCATCGACTTGAATAAAGCTCTCGTCCACACTGTACGTATGGATGGCATCCTTTGGAACGTACCGGTGGAAGAGACGCGTAAGCTCGGTTGAGATCCGGACAAAGGAGGCCATCTTTGCATTTACAATGCGAATGCGGGGATCTTTTGGAATTTCGAACAAACGAGATCCGGTTTTAATGCCAAATTCCTTTTTCAGACAAGGTGAAGCTGCAAGCACAATACTCCCCTGCCGCTCTGTATCGCCGACAACAGCTAAATGGCATGTCAGCGGATCGAGTCCATACAGGACCGCTGCGCAGCTTGCATAAAAGCTTTTCATGTCAATGCACAGAATTTTTCGTTTTGGAAATTGACTGTAATCCTCAATCATAGTTCTTACTCCTC
The window above is part of the Metabacillus dongyingensis genome. Proteins encoded here:
- a CDS encoding YolD-like family protein, which produces MIRDRGNIKWTSMMLPEHVKILRELEIEQGYAAKPAVDEQQLEHFNELISLAMEENRELAFTYYENHGFHVQEGYVHYVDPIRGCIRIVNGEEARFDLPLNKITDIREK
- a CDS encoding iron-sulfur cluster biosynthesis family protein, producing the protein MEIKWTDRAIKKISGNVQKNSGKHIKLKYDTDGCGCVVSGVTALWLIDEKDSDDLEIETNAFSVLVEKSKMVFLDEKMTIDFNETANTYMLTCPSQILNPRMSLTVK
- a CDS encoding CDGSH iron-sulfur domain-containing protein — encoded protein: MDKVQIKVNDNGSLRVTGDVELVDAEGSVFQTKQSFSLCRCGLSKRMPFCDGSHKGTFQSVVRAE
- a CDS encoding DNA polymerase thumb domain-containing protein, translating into MIEDYSQFPKRKILCIDMKSFYASCAAVLYGLDPLTCHLAVVGDTERQGSIVLAASPCLKKEFGIKTGSRLFEIPKDPRIRIVNAKMASFVRISTELTRLFHRYVPKDAIHTYSVDESFIQVDGVEGIWGDAWTIADKIRDDMEREFSLPCAIGIGPNMLLSKICLDLEAKKKGIAEWTYDDVKEKLWKVAPLREMWGIGSQVEKTLNRMGIFNVGQLARHPLEVLEKKFGIMGNQLYYHAWGVDLSEIGAPILQGQISFGKSQILMRDYPDPKEVKHVILEMCEEVARRARSHRKAGRTVSLGIGYSHDELGGGFHRSRTMRQPTNITMELYETCIALFDQFYANKTVRKISIALSNIEDDAEMQLDLFQPNREKEQILGYVMDSIRGKYGSDALLRAVSYTTAGTARHRAKLVGGHKA